Genomic segment of Geotrypetes seraphini chromosome 4, aGeoSer1.1, whole genome shotgun sequence:
TTTTCTAAAGCAGCAATACTAGATATTTccagaggcagaggggaagaaCATAAGCTGTCTTGTGATGCATCTGCAGATTTAGGTGTATCTGGCACACTGCTATCAGGACAGTCTTCCATATTCTCATCtgaaaaattgtccaagtcatcTAGGGTCTTCTCATCAAAAGATCCAGTGTCAGACTCCATTGACTCGGGATAGTTTTCCGAGACAGGTGTATTGGGAATCTGGCCTCCCATATGCATCCTGATATGCTGTTGTAGCACAACAGCATTGGTGAATTTCTTCTGGCAGATCGGACAAGAATGCTGTACTCTTAGTGGAGGCATAGCACGGTGGACACTGTAATGGGTCTTCAAATTTCCCTTCGTAGTGAAAGCACGACCACAGACTTTACACTTAAATGGCCTTTCACCAGTGTGTGTTCGATAATGCATTTTTAATGCACTCTGGCAGCTAAGGACTCTATGGCAAATAATGCACTCATTTGGGTCGGTTGCCTTTTTGTCAATATTTTCTACCAGCTGCTGCAATTTTGACGTTTCAGATGCCGGAGCAGAATCTAGAAGACCTCCGAATGGGAACTTTGCTTTAAATTGTTCTGACATCAGCGGAATAAGTGGGTTTGTGTATGTAACAGTACTGTTGGAAGCAGCGTCTACAGTAAGAGGGCTTGTAGAACTGTTAACACCTGGGAAGGAGTTTGACATTGGTACTGTTTCTTCAGTTTTGCCATTTGAGGTAGGCAAAGCGCCAGTCTCTGCGTCATCTGAATGTCCACTGGAATTTTTTACAGTGAGATCAGTAGCTCCAGAGTCACTTTTAACAGAATAAGGAGGGCTATTAGCAGAATGATTAATCGGTATAGGCTGTGGTTCCTCAGTTTTGATAAATGGTGTCAAGCTTGGAATTGTTGGAGGGAGAGGCAAGCCAATGGAGGTTGTCAAAGTAGGCAAGACTGGCTTAGTATCCAACCAGCTGGTAACAGGTTTCTCTGGCAATATAGACATACCATATGGAATACCTGTGCCTGTTGGAATGTTGTCCAAATGCTCTGGTACTGGATATGGATTCATTTGAATATGAGGATATTTTTCTTTATGACGCTGGAAGTGAACTTTCAGATTTCCCTTTGTGGAAAACCTGTTTCCACATATGTTGCACTTAAATGGCCTCTCACCTGTATGAGAACGCAAATGAATCTGCAAGGCACTGTCACTCCCAAAAACTTTAGCACAGAACCTGCATTTGTGTTTAAAGAATGCCTCGTCAGATGTACTCTTTGTCTCAAAAGCAGTTACATTTGGTGGCTTGCCTTTCCTTTGCTGTGCCAGTGCAGACGAGGAGTTTAAGTCTTCTGCTGTTGGTCCAATACTGGGCAAAGGGTTGGAGAATACTGAGTTACTGGGGGATGACTGAGGTAGACGTGGATTAGATGCAGGGCTTAATAAACTGCTTATTGCAAAAGCTGGGGAGGATGACGTAGATACTGGTGGGTTGTTGAGCTGCGAGCCACCAGAATTTGAAGCCACTTTGTCTGAGGATGGTGTTGAAACTACTGCTGCCAAGACATTAATATTTGGAGATGAACCACTACTGGATGGAATTATAGCGTTGCCAAGGTTGCTCTGAGGTAGCTGTATAGGGGGTAGTTTTACGCCACCAATGCTAGCAGATTGACTAGCAAGGCTTTGTGCTAACCCAGCTGCTGCAGCCAGTTGCTGGGACAAATGGGAACTTAACGTGGTCAAGGGGTTGGTAGACGGTCGCAAAGTACCTTGAGAAGCATTAGAAGGTACTGGCATGTCTGTATTTTGAGAAGCCAACAATAATATTTGGTGACGAATTTGCTCAATCAACTGCAACTGATgtatctgctgctgctgcaaagcCAAAAGTTGCTCCATTAGGGCAGGTACAGCAAGTTTATTGTTCGATGCACCTTTACATCTGGCCTCCTGCGAGAACTGTGCCACTGCCACTTTCGTACTTTGAAGGTTTTCAATTATGACATTGCTGTTTATCACTGAAAAATTGCCCAAGGTTGTCAGATCTCCTATTTGAGGTAGAGAGGTTGTGCTTGCTGAGGTACCCACCGTGGAACTGTTGCTGCTTATAATATTGGTGATGGTGTTGGAACTGCTCGTTTTGTTGTTAATGCTCGAAACCTCCACATCCATAGACACTTCCTTGTCAAGTCTGTCATGCTCTGAAAGGTCGCTGCAGTCGACTTGATCTTTGTTATTAACTGTGTCATTCATCTGCTCATCAGGATTATCAGAGGGAGAACTCGGAGAGAATGTTTCAGAAGGAGAAGCTGGATTTTCATTCACAATTAGGACCAATTGATTTTTGGTGCAGTTCTTCTTGTGTTGTAGGAGATCTGATAGCTCAAAGAACTCCGCGCAGCATCTACCACAGATATGGGCGTCCTTGTTCTTTGCTGTTCGATTCACTTGAACCCTCTCGGTGTCCCCTGAAACAAACATTGAAAGACAAAACATTAGCAGGATAATAAAACTACAAAACATtatgtatgattttttttcaatGTTAATTCACTGCTGCTTATCAGGATAAACTAGACCGATAGGGGGCAGGAAAACAGATCAATAATCCTACCTCAAAGATATTGCTCAAGACGGATTTTTTTTCAGGCTGTACAAGGAACTTCTATCAATTCCCATGTCTTAGATAATCATTTCCTTCAGATAATCCATCAAAATATAGAATACTATGAACTGAAGACATCGGGGCATAATGAAATTCCATAGCTAGATATTGATTTCCAATATTTCATACTCTTTATTGTCTACTTGTCCACCGAGTGCAAATCAACCATTTGAAGGACTCATTAGACTCAAGTTCCTGTCAACCTGGTTCATTTTCAACTGACTCGCAGATTTTTCTGACAGTTTGCCCTGTCACTAAACTAATTTGTAGTCATTCAGGTTCCAATCAGTTGTTGACAAGTAAAGAGTGCACATCACTAAGCTGCAGACTGACAACTTGAAAATCATTTTGAGCTTTGGCACAACCCTCAGCTGAATTTGATTCTACTAAAATGATTGGTTGTTTAGGTTAAAAGGTAATATTACTGAACTGCAGAGAAGCCCctggatccttttatcaaggaggcccttttttattttttagatatTTGGAAAACtatggagcagcagagcaaaatTTCAGCAGCCTAAATGGTTTCTTTGACCCTGGTAAATAGTTCATTTAAATAAATGTTCTGTCACCTCAGACTTTATCCTTAGGCTTTACACTTCTGATTAGAAATGGGCTTTAAGAAGAAAGAGAACTCAAAATACTAATACCAAATGTAAAAAGACAACTTTTAATGTCTGaatatgtttaaaataaaaaacaacaaacaaaaaaaccctggtTTTAAAATGGGATTTTTCTATGGAATTTTATGAGATTGCAAAAGGATGCACTGCTAATCGctgtcaatttaattgacaataTCAAATCATTGTCATAAAAAAACATTCCTTCCACCCCCACACTATTGTACGCCATTTCTTATCAGTGAGATCCATTTGcaaattaaacattaaaaaaagtcTAACTCCAAACTAAACAGATCCTATTCAGAGTTGGGATGGCTTCCCTTATTGCCTACTCAGCATGTGGACACCAACTTCTGTTGTACAAATGGTGTGTGGTCATCTTAGAAGTCTGTGAAAAAACCTGTTTAATTCAAGGATTACCTCCCTGCATGTTCCtctgcaatgaaaaaaaaaaaagaaagaaagataattgACATTTTCCATGACTTTCAGATTGAAAGTCACTGAAAGATAAAACGAGGAGAAAGGTTCTTTAAAAATATTAACAAGTATGAATAAAAATATATGATTATTTAGGGAGTTAACTGGATCAGTATTTTGCAACCTTACCTAGGTGGGAAAAATATAACAGATTAGATAAGGAGGCCAATTACACATTTTTGGTGTAACCTAATGTTTGCTGCTAGATAGATACATCTCTCTCTATTACTCCTTTTGTGATATTTATGAAACTCTATTAGTTCATCTCTTTCTATTACCTTGTCATTCTCATCTTATGCCTGACCATAAATTTACATTTACTAGTCCAGACCACCAAATTATTCTCTGAATAGAAAGCAACAGCTGATCTTTTTAAGTTCTCTTGTGATTAGTATATAGTACTCCAGCAAAAGGCTGCTCTCTTCAGaatcttcttttttatttttattttttgcaaggTCAAATAATTGCAGACAAAATATTGTGCTACATATATTAATGCTCAGTAGTTTATTAACTAACACTGCACAGGTCTGAAATAATGACAAAAATTCACCATTTAAAGGTTTTTGTTTTGACAACTAATTTCAAGCAATGCACCCATTTCCGATGCTTATTTTTAACAAGCAAAATGCAATTCCTAATATATTCAACAGaaattctatttctttctctttgcaCATTTCCATATGTAATGGCTGTGTTTCCATCTACTTTTACAGCCAATTATGAAAGAACAAAAGCTATTCTGTTTGTTCACACATTTTCAACAAAATGCATTAAAACTATTATGTCAGCATATTCTATTAAGCCCTGCATTCAGTGGAAAATACTTTTCAACCAGATCACATTTATCAAAACATAAAGCCACTTTAAAACACAGTTTTGCTTGGTCAGCTGTGCTTAGACAAATAATGGCAGATTCAGAACCAAATAActagccaggaaaaaaaaaaaaaaatctgaaaactgcCTTCAATTGTACAGATTACAATGTCCTTACACCAAATATTTAAGACTGTTAAATGAGGAAGATAGAATATGAATCCTTTATATCATGCAAATAAAAGATAGTCACATTTTAAGCTGCTCATGCCACACCCATACTTTGTAGACTAACTAAATTACTGACCCACACAGCAAAACCTAGGCAAGACCATCATACATGCTTGATCTTTCAAAGTATTGTGCACTTCTGTTGGAACATTTTTATATTTGATAAACTGAAATGTGCATAATGCAGCTATCCAGCAGGAAAAACTAGGGCATTATTTCTAGGAAGTGACCAAAACAAATGagattcttttttttgttgttgttgtttaatgTTTTAAAGAAAAACAGAATTACATACTATCATTTTTGATTTCTGATTTCATTTCTTCTTGTCCGCACTTTATCTGGTTCAGTTCTCTGATGATCTTTAACTGTAAGCAATCCAATGTACCTAGATTGACAAAAACAAAGCATTAACATATATTTCACAAGCTACACTTGCTTCGTTGcttagaggacatgaattgagcaCTTACAGAAAACATTTGTTAATTGCAAACCTACTGAAAAGTGCAATTTATGTAGTAGCAGTATGCAAACTGCTTTACAAGAGAGAGCAGCTCATTTATCGAAACGCCCCTACCTCAAAGGGCTTAAAATCAAAGAAAAAGGAGCTTATCTGAAATGAGCAAAGAAACATGGGAATTCAACTGAAGTCACAATTCTGTATTGCACTTACAATGCTAGTTATATCTATCTATAGACCGTCTGGGTTTATAGTTGCTGGAAACAGTCACAAGTGACCACAAGAGAGTTCCACTGTAGTGTACGATAAATTGTAAGACACAAACCTTCCATTTTGCATTAAGTGCTGAAagattctcagtccaaccaaccaacttctgagcgttattttgccactgtagctgaaaagagtgttatccatttcattaagtgccaatttggagTTTTGGCATTGGTTCAGATCACTGGTTGAAccttatccacatcattctcttcttggttgggctgagaacttttcagcacccctcgtatAAGGTTTATATATATCATGAAAATGTATTGATAAACACTCGATGTATGGTTGCAAAAAGCTTGTAGAGAGCAAGTTCAAGGGATTAAGCCAAATGCATTCTAATACAAGACTTCAGTATGCATAAAATAATTAAGAACGCGGAGAAATATGAAATCAGAAATCTATAGAGAAGATACTCTAGAAGAAACGTGCTGATCAGGCTCACCTACTGCACATTATAGACAACATGCCTTGCCTACAGAAGTCTCAAAATGAACACTAGATGGGGTTCCAGCTGTAACAGTTTCTTGCAAAAGTTCAATGCAAGTTGCACTGTTTCCAGTGACATGTAAAAAGAAAGGCTCCTTAAGGCTATATGTAAAGCTGACTACACAAACATTGGCAAAGGAACAAGAAACCAAATCCCTATTCGGAGGGTAAAACTAAGCTATG
This window contains:
- the SALL1 gene encoding sal-like protein 1 isoform X3, whose product is MIRNMQGGDTERVQVNRTAKNKDAHICGRCCAEFFELSDLLQHKKNCTKNQLVLIVNENPASPSETFSPSSPSDNPDEQMNDTVNNKDQVDCSDLSEHDRLDKEVSMDVEVSSINNKTSSSNTITNIISSNSSTVGTSASTTSLPQIGDLTTLGNFSVINSNVIIENLQSTKVAVAQFSQEARCKGASNNKLAVPALMEQLLALQQQQIHQLQLIEQIRHQILLLASQNTDMPVPSNASQGTLRPSTNPLTTLSSHLSQQLAAAAGLAQSLASQSASIGGVKLPPIQLPQSNLGNAIIPSSSGSSPNINVLAAVVSTPSSDKVASNSGGSQLNNPPVSTSSSPAFAISSLLSPASNPRLPQSSPSNSVFSNPLPSIGPTAEDLNSSSALAQQRKGKPPNVTAFETKSTSDEAFFKHKCRFCAKVFGSDSALQIHLRSHTGERPFKCNICGNRFSTKGNLKVHFQRHKEKYPHIQMNPYPVPEHLDNIPTGTGIPYGMSILPEKPVTSWLDTKPVLPTLTTSIGLPLPPTIPSLTPFIKTEEPQPIPINHSANSPPYSVKSDSGATDLTVKNSSGHSDDAETGALPTSNGKTEETVPMSNSFPGVNSSTSPLTVDAASNSTVTYTNPLIPLMSEQFKAKFPFGGLLDSAPASETSKLQQLVENIDKKATDPNECIICHRVLSCQSALKMHYRTHTGERPFKCKVCGRAFTTKGNLKTHYSVHRAMPPLRVQHSCPICQKKFTNAVVLQQHIRMHMGGQIPNTPVSENYPESMESDTGSFDEKTLDDLDNFSDENMEDCPDSSVPDTPKSADASQDSLCSSPLPLEISSIAALENQMKMINAGLAEQLQASLRSAEIGSVEEDAMTNDSSSSVGGDVESQSAGSPAVSESTYSMQALSPSNSTNDYQKSPSTGEKQHTALSSEFANGLSPASANGGTLDLTSSNTDKMVKEESLSMLFPFRERGKFRNTACDICGKTFACQSALDIHYRSHTKERPFICTVCNRGFSTKGNLKQHMLTHQMRDLPSQLFEPNSNTGTNQNSSVIPANSLSALIKTEVNGFMHGSPQDNKEPPPSIVPSGSLPSSATSPVLLPTLPRRTPKQHYCNTCGKTFSSSSALQIHERTHTGEKPFACTICGRAFTTKGNLKVHMGTHMWNSTPARRGRRLSVDGPMTFLGGNAVKLPEIFQKDLAVRAGNGDSSSFWNQYAAALSNGLAMKTNEISVIQNGGLPPLPGSLGNGGSSPISGLTGNLEKLQNIEPSAPLAGLEKMTSAENGTIYRFTRFVEDNKEIVTN
- the SALL1 gene encoding sal-like protein 1 isoform X1 — protein: MSRRKQAKPQHFKSDSDLALPERNGTLDCLQLKIIRELNQIKCGQEEMKSEIKNDRDTERVQVNRTAKNKDAHICGRCCAEFFELSDLLQHKKNCTKNQLVLIVNENPASPSETFSPSSPSDNPDEQMNDTVNNKDQVDCSDLSEHDRLDKEVSMDVEVSSINNKTSSSNTITNIISSNSSTVGTSASTTSLPQIGDLTTLGNFSVINSNVIIENLQSTKVAVAQFSQEARCKGASNNKLAVPALMEQLLALQQQQIHQLQLIEQIRHQILLLASQNTDMPVPSNASQGTLRPSTNPLTTLSSHLSQQLAAAAGLAQSLASQSASIGGVKLPPIQLPQSNLGNAIIPSSSGSSPNINVLAAVVSTPSSDKVASNSGGSQLNNPPVSTSSSPAFAISSLLSPASNPRLPQSSPSNSVFSNPLPSIGPTAEDLNSSSALAQQRKGKPPNVTAFETKSTSDEAFFKHKCRFCAKVFGSDSALQIHLRSHTGERPFKCNICGNRFSTKGNLKVHFQRHKEKYPHIQMNPYPVPEHLDNIPTGTGIPYGMSILPEKPVTSWLDTKPVLPTLTTSIGLPLPPTIPSLTPFIKTEEPQPIPINHSANSPPYSVKSDSGATDLTVKNSSGHSDDAETGALPTSNGKTEETVPMSNSFPGVNSSTSPLTVDAASNSTVTYTNPLIPLMSEQFKAKFPFGGLLDSAPASETSKLQQLVENIDKKATDPNECIICHRVLSCQSALKMHYRTHTGERPFKCKVCGRAFTTKGNLKTHYSVHRAMPPLRVQHSCPICQKKFTNAVVLQQHIRMHMGGQIPNTPVSENYPESMESDTGSFDEKTLDDLDNFSDENMEDCPDSSVPDTPKSADASQDSLCSSPLPLEISSIAALENQMKMINAGLAEQLQASLRSAEIGSVEEDAMTNDSSSSVGGDVESQSAGSPAVSESTYSMQALSPSNSTNDYQKSPSTGEKQHTALSSEFANGLSPASANGGTLDLTSSNTDKMVKEESLSMLFPFRERGKFRNTACDICGKTFACQSALDIHYRSHTKERPFICTVCNRGFSTKGNLKQHMLTHQMRDLPSQLFEPNSNTGTNQNSSVIPANSLSALIKTEVNGFMHGSPQDNKEPPPSIVPSGSLPSSATSPVLLPTLPRRTPKQHYCNTCGKTFSSSSALQIHERTHTGEKPFACTICGRAFTTKGNLKVHMGTHMWNSTPARRGRRLSVDGPMTFLGGNAVKLPEIFQKDLAVRAGNGDSSSFWNQYAAALSNGLAMKTNEISVIQNGGLPPLPGSLGNGGSSPISGLTGNLEKLQNIEPSAPLAGLEKMTSAENGTIYRFTRFVEDNKEIVTN
- the SALL1 gene encoding sal-like protein 1 isoform X5, encoding MSRRKQAKPQHFKSDSDLALPERNGTLDCLQLKIIRELNQIKCGQEEMKSEIKNDRDTERVQVNRTAKNKDAHICGRCCAEFFELSDLLQHKKNCTKNQLVLIVNENPASPSETFSPSSPSDNPDEQMNDTVNNKDQVDCSDLSEHDRLDKEVSMDVEVSSINNKTSSSNTITNIISSNSSTVGTSASTTSLPQIGDLTTLGNFSVINSNVIIENLQSTKVAVAQFSQEARCKGASNNKLAVPALMEQLLALQQQQIHQLQLIEQIRHQILLLASQNTDMPVPSNASQGTLRPSTNPLTTLSSHLSQQLAAAAGLAQSLASQSASIGGVKLPPIQLPQSNLGNAIIPSSSGSSPNINVLAAVVSTPSSDKVASNSGGSQLNNPPVSTSSSPAFAISSLLSPASNPRLPQSSPSNSVFSNPLPSIGPTAEDLNSSSALAQQRKGKPPNVTAFETKSTSDEAFFKHKCRFCAKVFGSDSALQIHLRSHTGERPFKCNICGNRFSTKGNLKVHFQRHKEKYPHIQMNPYPVPEHLDNIPTGTGIPYGMSILPEKPVTSWLDTKPVLPTLTTSIGLPLPPTIPSLTPFIKTEEPQPIPINHSANSPPYSVKSDSGATDLTVKNSSGHSDDAETGALPTSNGKTEETVPMSNSFPGVNSSTSPLTVDAASNSTVTYTNPLIPLMSEQFKAKFPFGGLLDSAPASETSKLQQLVENIDKKATDPNECIICHRVLSCQSALKMHYRTHTGERPFKCKVCGRAFTTKGNLKTHYSVHRAMPPLRVQHSCPICQKKFTNAVVLQQHIRMHMGGQIPNTPVSENYPESMESDTGSFDEKTLDDLDNFSDENMEDCPDSSVPDTPKSADASQDSLCSSPLPLEISSIAALENQMKMINAGLAEQLQASLRSAEIGSVEEDAMTNDSSSSVGGDVESQSAGSPAVSESTYSMQALSPSNSTNDYQKSPSTGEKQHTALSR
- the SALL1 gene encoding sal-like protein 1 isoform X4 translates to MLRDTERVQVNRTAKNKDAHICGRCCAEFFELSDLLQHKKNCTKNQLVLIVNENPASPSETFSPSSPSDNPDEQMNDTVNNKDQVDCSDLSEHDRLDKEVSMDVEVSSINNKTSSSNTITNIISSNSSTVGTSASTTSLPQIGDLTTLGNFSVINSNVIIENLQSTKVAVAQFSQEARCKGASNNKLAVPALMEQLLALQQQQIHQLQLIEQIRHQILLLASQNTDMPVPSNASQGTLRPSTNPLTTLSSHLSQQLAAAAGLAQSLASQSASIGGVKLPPIQLPQSNLGNAIIPSSSGSSPNINVLAAVVSTPSSDKVASNSGGSQLNNPPVSTSSSPAFAISSLLSPASNPRLPQSSPSNSVFSNPLPSIGPTAEDLNSSSALAQQRKGKPPNVTAFETKSTSDEAFFKHKCRFCAKVFGSDSALQIHLRSHTGERPFKCNICGNRFSTKGNLKVHFQRHKEKYPHIQMNPYPVPEHLDNIPTGTGIPYGMSILPEKPVTSWLDTKPVLPTLTTSIGLPLPPTIPSLTPFIKTEEPQPIPINHSANSPPYSVKSDSGATDLTVKNSSGHSDDAETGALPTSNGKTEETVPMSNSFPGVNSSTSPLTVDAASNSTVTYTNPLIPLMSEQFKAKFPFGGLLDSAPASETSKLQQLVENIDKKATDPNECIICHRVLSCQSALKMHYRTHTGERPFKCKVCGRAFTTKGNLKTHYSVHRAMPPLRVQHSCPICQKKFTNAVVLQQHIRMHMGGQIPNTPVSENYPESMESDTGSFDEKTLDDLDNFSDENMEDCPDSSVPDTPKSADASQDSLCSSPLPLEISSIAALENQMKMINAGLAEQLQASLRSAEIGSVEEDAMTNDSSSSVGGDVESQSAGSPAVSESTYSMQALSPSNSTNDYQKSPSTGEKQHTALSSEFANGLSPASANGGTLDLTSSNTDKMVKEESLSMLFPFRERGKFRNTACDICGKTFACQSALDIHYRSHTKERPFICTVCNRGFSTKGNLKQHMLTHQMRDLPSQLFEPNSNTGTNQNSSVIPANSLSALIKTEVNGFMHGSPQDNKEPPPSIVPSGSLPSSATSPVLLPTLPRRTPKQHYCNTCGKTFSSSSALQIHERTHTGEKPFACTICGRAFTTKGNLKVHMGTHMWNSTPARRGRRLSVDGPMTFLGGNAVKLPEIFQKDLAVRAGNGDSSSFWNQYAAALSNGLAMKTNEISVIQNGGLPPLPGSLGNGGSSPISGLTGNLEKLQNIEPSAPLAGLEKMTSAENGTIYRFTRFVEDNKEIVTN
- the SALL1 gene encoding sal-like protein 1 isoform X2 is translated as MKSEIKNDRDTERVQVNRTAKNKDAHICGRCCAEFFELSDLLQHKKNCTKNQLVLIVNENPASPSETFSPSSPSDNPDEQMNDTVNNKDQVDCSDLSEHDRLDKEVSMDVEVSSINNKTSSSNTITNIISSNSSTVGTSASTTSLPQIGDLTTLGNFSVINSNVIIENLQSTKVAVAQFSQEARCKGASNNKLAVPALMEQLLALQQQQIHQLQLIEQIRHQILLLASQNTDMPVPSNASQGTLRPSTNPLTTLSSHLSQQLAAAAGLAQSLASQSASIGGVKLPPIQLPQSNLGNAIIPSSSGSSPNINVLAAVVSTPSSDKVASNSGGSQLNNPPVSTSSSPAFAISSLLSPASNPRLPQSSPSNSVFSNPLPSIGPTAEDLNSSSALAQQRKGKPPNVTAFETKSTSDEAFFKHKCRFCAKVFGSDSALQIHLRSHTGERPFKCNICGNRFSTKGNLKVHFQRHKEKYPHIQMNPYPVPEHLDNIPTGTGIPYGMSILPEKPVTSWLDTKPVLPTLTTSIGLPLPPTIPSLTPFIKTEEPQPIPINHSANSPPYSVKSDSGATDLTVKNSSGHSDDAETGALPTSNGKTEETVPMSNSFPGVNSSTSPLTVDAASNSTVTYTNPLIPLMSEQFKAKFPFGGLLDSAPASETSKLQQLVENIDKKATDPNECIICHRVLSCQSALKMHYRTHTGERPFKCKVCGRAFTTKGNLKTHYSVHRAMPPLRVQHSCPICQKKFTNAVVLQQHIRMHMGGQIPNTPVSENYPESMESDTGSFDEKTLDDLDNFSDENMEDCPDSSVPDTPKSADASQDSLCSSPLPLEISSIAALENQMKMINAGLAEQLQASLRSAEIGSVEEDAMTNDSSSSVGGDVESQSAGSPAVSESTYSMQALSPSNSTNDYQKSPSTGEKQHTALSSEFANGLSPASANGGTLDLTSSNTDKMVKEESLSMLFPFRERGKFRNTACDICGKTFACQSALDIHYRSHTKERPFICTVCNRGFSTKGNLKQHMLTHQMRDLPSQLFEPNSNTGTNQNSSVIPANSLSALIKTEVNGFMHGSPQDNKEPPPSIVPSGSLPSSATSPVLLPTLPRRTPKQHYCNTCGKTFSSSSALQIHERTHTGEKPFACTICGRAFTTKGNLKVHMGTHMWNSTPARRGRRLSVDGPMTFLGGNAVKLPEIFQKDLAVRAGNGDSSSFWNQYAAALSNGLAMKTNEISVIQNGGLPPLPGSLGNGGSSPISGLTGNLEKLQNIEPSAPLAGLEKMTSAENGTIYRFTRFVEDNKEIVTN